A window from Micromonospora profundi encodes these proteins:
- a CDS encoding TetR/AcrR family transcriptional regulator, with product MSASVKGVGAPRADARRNRERILRAARELVHEPGELRLNAVAKACGIGQGTLYRHFPTREDLLAEVYRREVDDLVAAAPDLLAARPPLEALAAWFDRVAAYARVKRDVFAAVEAATWRDLAAHSLGPIGEAVEVLLAAGRSDGSIRVDAEARDVIVLISWLSRLDDTELDARGPRLLSIIVDGLRVNRP from the coding sequence GTGTCCGCTTCTGTCAAAGGTGTCGGGGCGCCACGTGCCGACGCACGGCGCAACCGCGAACGGATCCTCCGCGCGGCCCGCGAGTTGGTGCACGAGCCGGGTGAGCTGAGGCTCAACGCCGTCGCGAAGGCGTGCGGCATCGGGCAGGGCACGCTGTACCGGCACTTCCCGACCCGGGAGGACCTTCTCGCCGAGGTGTACCGCCGCGAGGTGGACGACCTGGTCGCCGCGGCCCCCGATCTGTTGGCGGCCCGCCCGCCGCTGGAGGCGTTGGCGGCATGGTTCGACCGGGTGGCCGCCTACGCCCGCGTCAAACGCGACGTGTTCGCCGCGGTCGAGGCGGCGACATGGCGTGACCTCGCCGCCCACAGTCTCGGCCCGATCGGTGAGGCGGTGGAAGTGCTGCTGGCAGCCGGCCGCTCCGACGGCAGCATCCGCGTCGATGCCGAAGCCCGCGACGTCATCGTGCTCATCAGTTGGCTGTCGCGACTGGACGACACCGAACTTGACGCCCGAGGACCGCGACTACTGTCGATCATCGTCGACGGTCTGCGCGTCAACCGCCCCTGA